The Microbacter margulisiae genomic sequence CCGTTCTCCGGTCAATCGTATGACATCGCCCCAAACAACATCTGAAACGACAGGAGAATTTTCCGAAGGTTCGGAATGCAATACGGTAAAATAATGAGTCACAATCACTTTTCGGGAAGCATTCCACTCCTTATATTGATCCAATGACATAGGTTGTACACTTTCTGATGTCGCCCAGGCAACATAACCATCAGGCGTCATTAACTGTTTCCATCCGTGATCTGTTTTCAGGATATGAACCGGAGTTCCCATCAAAGCCTGCGTTCCCATTTCAGCAGCTACTGAAGGATTCTGACGCATATTAATGACCGACTGGGTAACAATGGCATACTCTACAGGTTGACCATGAGCAGCCATAATCCAGCTTAACAACAAACACAAGGCAAAAATGTTTTTCATACGGTAATCGTTTGGTTTTTGAATGTCATACGGAACTCACATGCTGATAACCCTGAACGGAAACAATTACATGTTGATCCCTTGTAAAAATATTAATTATGTCCTAATAAGGCATTTATTGGCACAAAATGATATCCTTTTTGCTGTAACGTCGTAATAAGTTGATCCAGTTTATCATAAAATTTATCTGTCCGGCGTTTATCCGTTCCCAAATGGGTGAGTAATAAAAAGCCATTTAATGAATATTTCCCTTCATAGGCAAGTATATTCTTCATAATCTGACTGGAGGAGCGATACGATTGCATGTCGGGAGTCGTATAATCGGCATTTGAAGTAGTGCCGGGAGTAAAATCAATCAGCTCCAGTCCTAACTCTTTAGCCCATATACTGATTTTTGTATTATAATATTCATATGCCGGTAGAAAATAATAGGGTGTATCTATTTTTAATCCGGCCTCTTGCATGGCATGGTAATTATTCATGATATCTTGTTCAAATACTTCAGGCGTTACCAGAGTTGAATCCCGTTTCGTCCAATCGGCATACAATAAATGTTTATCAGAATGGATTCCCATGTAATTGCCATCTTTTTGCAGTTGTCTTGCTAAAAGAGGATGAGCACGATAAAAATCACCGGTCAGGAAAAAAGCTCCATGAATATTATTCTTTTTCAATACTTTCTGTATCGTTGAATATCCGTCATAAAATTCATGCCCTGTAAAAACCAGCGTGATATTTTTTTGTGTCGTATCCCCACGGATAATTCCTCCCTCGAAAACACGATATTTCGAATCCGCATTTTGAGCAGCAGGATTTGCAAGGGAAGAGAGGTAATAACACAAAGAAGCAGTTCCATCCATTGTCGGTTCATTCGTCGAGTAATCCGCCCAATCGTCGTGATACACAACCCGGGATGATTGAAAAGCAGCATAAGGATCAGCATATGTCAGGTGCACTCCTCTAAGATTATGAAAAATAGGAGCATAAATAGGCCCGTCGACCAGACCCCCGTCAATATGATAATGATACACTGCCGACAAAGCTGAATGAGGATGTTTCGGATAATCTCCGTCAGCCGGTAACCCGATAACCATACATTTCCCCCATGGATTACAGCCAAACAACCAGTCACGCAATGCCATTTCCATCTCCTCAAAAGTAGTATCTCCCGTCAGTTGTCTGTAGAGATGGCATTGAGTAACGGCTGCCACAACCAGGTTATTAGAGCACCAGATGAACGGAATGCCGTTGATAAACGGGTCATCTCCTGCACGGTCCCTGATTCGTTCAAGCCCGCTACGCATATTGCGGATAAATTCCGCACTGGTCCGTTTATTCGACTGTTGTAATGCTAAAAAATAATGTCCTAAGTTGATAAAAGGATACCATTGGTAGTGATGAGCAGAGTCAGCTCCCATCCACGGAGTTACCGGTTCCATCCGGCCATAATCGACAGCGTTTTTCAAATACCCCGGTTGTTTATTCGTATCATAAAGCTGAACGGCAGCCAATTCCATATCATCTACCCAGTTATCTTCTTCGTAAAAATAAGGAGAGACACAAGGCGCTGTCTGACACACACCCGGATTTGCCGCCCCTTTTCGATAGGCATACACGGCTTTTTGTTTCAACAAAGCGGCGAATTGCGGATAATAAGGAGCCAATAGCTTAGCACCCAAAGAATATGCTGAAGAATACTTGCCAAGCGTCGAGGCTAATCCTCTCGACCGATTTTTATATTTATACAATCCTTCCGGTGTCCCTAAGCAACCATATACGGGACGCGCCCTTCCTTTTCCCCAGCCATAATCCACAGAATCTTCCGTTGGCAGCCGGAACGAAGCATGATCTCTGTCGTCGGCAACCTGATTATAATAGGTATCGCTATCTGGATTCATCCGTACCAGCCAGTCCAGTCCCCATTTAGCTTCATCCAGAATATCAGGGATGCCGTTGCTGTGAGGATTACCATTGGCGTCAAAATGATCGGCAAACGCTTTTGGATTCTGCTGATAAGCAAACAGCATTTCAAAAACTGCATTTGCCGAAGTAGTCACATATTTCAAATAATCCGAAGCATCATGCCAGCCGCCATACACAGGTATTGTCTCCCCGTTATGTTTTGGATTATAAATCACTACTCCATCATAGCGATGGCAGGAATCCTTCAAAAGAGGATTGTATCCACACTGTTGTTCCCGCATATAGCGTAGCAGAAAATCAGCGCTCCCATCATACACATCTTCTCCAATAAGAAAAGATGGAGAGACAACATTCCCAACTTTAATATAATATCTTCCTGCTTCCTTGACAGGAGAAAAATTTAGGCGTGCAGCAGCTATAAAAGGCTCTTTTGCTTTTTTGCAAGAGATATCCCGGCCAACATATACCGTCTTGCCTGTCATTTCATTCACAACCTGAAACTTATCAGGATGTACATTCTCTTTACTCAACCAAACGGCTACCTTGATATCTTGCGGCAAATATCCCATTTGATTCACTCTGATCCATTGCTGGGCGTTCAATATCAAGCCCCCAATACTCAATAATAATATAAGCCAATATCTATTTTTCATTATTACAGCATATTAACCGGAGACAGAGTGTGAAAAACCTCATTCTGTCACCGCATTGATCGATTGAATAGCAGGTTTACGCAAAAGCCACATGCCAATGAAGGTAAATAATCCATTGACAATTAACAACGTGAATCCAAAACCAAAATGGAAGAAAAGATTACTCAACGTATCCAGCAAGAAACAAAATGCAGGTGACAAAATGGCCACGAAAGGCATCCAGCGGTCACGCACCTGATAACGCGTCAAAATCCCAAAAAAGAAAAATCCCAATAACGGACCGTATGTGTATGAAGCCAATTGATAAACAAGATTAATCACAGCCTCATCATTCAAAACATAAAACACAAGAATAAGCAAAAAGAAAACAATAGAATAAATCGCATGGGTGCGATACCGTATCGTTATTTTACGTTTTTCCGTCAAATCGGTTCGTCTGTTAAATCCGACAAAATCAACACACCATGAAGTAGTTAACGAGGTTAAAGCTCCACCTGCACTGGGATATGATGACGATACCAGACCTATTAAAAAGATGACGCCGGCAACTACTCCTAAATAAGAGGTAGCTATTGCTGGGAATATCTGATCTACTGCCGAAATACCCATTGCCGCCATTCCACCATGTTGCTTCACATAAAGCGCCAGAACAGCGCCCAATGTCAAAAACAAAAGATTAACAATCACAATGGTAAAGCTTGTAGTCATCATGTTTTTCTGAGAGTCTTTTACTGTCTTACAACTCAGATTTTTCTGCATCATTTCCTGATCCAGTCCCGTCATCACGATGGTAACAAAAATGCCGCTAACAAACTGCTTAACAAAATAGGTACTGTGATCCCAATTAAAATCAAACCAGGAAGAGTAGTGGCTTGACGTCACGGCAGCAATCATACCATTCAGATTCCACCCCATTTGTTTTGCAATCACCACAACAGCAACAATCACAGCCAGAATCATAAAGGTAGTTTGCAGCATATCAGTCCAAACAATAGTTTTGACACCTCCCTTCAATGTATAGAGATATATCAGCACCATAAAAATCAGAGCAACCACCCAAAAAGGAATCGTTCCTGCAGGCAACAATCCATGCAGTACAAAAACAACCAGATAGATACGTACGGCAGCACCCAAAATCCTTGATAGCAAGAAAAACGAAGCGCCTGTTTTATAGGTAAAAAATCCAAACCGGGATTCCAGATAGGAATAGATAGAGACCAGATTCATGCGGTAATAAAGCGGCAATAATACAAAGGCTACGACAACATATCCCACTACAAATCCCAACACCATTGGCATATAAAAAAAGGATTGATTCATTACATTGCCGGGAACCGAGATCATCGTAACGCCCGATAAAGAAGTCCCCACCATACCATAAGCCACCACAAACCATGGAGATTTTCGGTTTCCCTGAAAATAAGAACTATTATCAGCCTTCCGGGATGTGTACCAGGAAATAATAAAAAATAGAATCGTATAAACGACAAAAACGGTCAGAAGTAAAGCCAACGACATAAAAAAAGGTTATTAAACAGATATTCGCAAAGGTACGGAATATCCTTTTTTAGGAAGATGAAATTCCTGCCTGGTTTTCACAAAAGAGCAGAAATAAACAGCGGAACAATTTCATATTGCTCTTCAGCAACATTATCCGTTGTTCCGCTGAATAATTGATCGATACTACAAGGTACTTACTACTTATAAACTACCAATATGTTCAGAGAATACTACCATCCCGGATTTTGAGGGAATGTATAGCCCAGATTTTGATATAAATTCAATTGTCCTGTCGGAATTGGATCTAAATAATTTTTCGGGGTTGTAATCACACGCTTGGCAG encodes the following:
- a CDS encoding glycoside hydrolase family 9 protein, which codes for MKNRYWLILLLSIGGLILNAQQWIRVNQMGYLPQDIKVAVWLSKENVHPDKFQVVNEMTGKTVYVGRDISCKKAKEPFIAAARLNFSPVKEAGRYYIKVGNVVSPSFLIGEDVYDGSADFLLRYMREQQCGYNPLLKDSCHRYDGVVIYNPKHNGETIPVYGGWHDASDYLKYVTTSANAVFEMLFAYQQNPKAFADHFDANGNPHSNGIPDILDEAKWGLDWLVRMNPDSDTYYNQVADDRDHASFRLPTEDSVDYGWGKGRARPVYGCLGTPEGLYKYKNRSRGLASTLGKYSSAYSLGAKLLAPYYPQFAALLKQKAVYAYRKGAANPGVCQTAPCVSPYFYEEDNWVDDMELAAVQLYDTNKQPGYLKNAVDYGRMEPVTPWMGADSAHHYQWYPFINLGHYFLALQQSNKRTSAEFIRNMRSGLERIRDRAGDDPFINGIPFIWCSNNLVVAAVTQCHLYRQLTGDTTFEEMEMALRDWLFGCNPWGKCMVIGLPADGDYPKHPHSALSAVYHYHIDGGLVDGPIYAPIFHNLRGVHLTYADPYAAFQSSRVVYHDDWADYSTNEPTMDGTASLCYYLSSLANPAAQNADSKYRVFEGGIIRGDTTQKNITLVFTGHEFYDGYSTIQKVLKKNNIHGAFFLTGDFYRAHPLLARQLQKDGNYMGIHSDKHLLYADWTKRDSTLVTPEVFEQDIMNNYHAMQEAGLKIDTPYYFLPAYEYYNTKISIWAKELGLELIDFTPGTTSNADYTTPDMQSYRSSSQIMKNILAYEGKYSLNGFLLLTHLGTDKRRTDKFYDKLDQLITTLQQKGYHFVPINALLGHN
- a CDS encoding sodium:solute symporter codes for the protein MSLALLLTVFVVYTILFFIISWYTSRKADNSSYFQGNRKSPWFVVAYGMVGTSLSGVTMISVPGNVMNQSFFYMPMVLGFVVGYVVVAFVLLPLYYRMNLVSIYSYLESRFGFFTYKTGASFFLLSRILGAAVRIYLVVFVLHGLLPAGTIPFWVVALIFMVLIYLYTLKGGVKTIVWTDMLQTTFMILAVIVAVVVIAKQMGWNLNGMIAAVTSSHYSSWFDFNWDHSTYFVKQFVSGIFVTIVMTGLDQEMMQKNLSCKTVKDSQKNMMTTSFTIVIVNLLFLTLGAVLALYVKQHGGMAAMGISAVDQIFPAIATSYLGVVAGVIFLIGLVSSSYPSAGGALTSLTTSWCVDFVGFNRRTDLTEKRKITIRYRTHAIYSIVFFLLILVFYVLNDEAVINLVYQLASYTYGPLLGFFFFGILTRYQVRDRWMPFVAILSPAFCFLLDTLSNLFFHFGFGFTLLIVNGLFTFIGMWLLRKPAIQSINAVTE